A genomic region of Streptomyces sp. NBC_00237 contains the following coding sequences:
- a CDS encoding Rossmann-like and DUF2520 domain-containing protein yields MNPPHLPDPSDRPARLTVGVVGAGRVGTALAAALRQAGHRPVAASGVSDASVRRAAALLPGIPLVTPAEVLARADLVLLTVPDDALPGLVEGLVETGAIRPGQLLVHTSGRFGTNVLAPALRAGALPLALHPVMTFTGTSVDVQRLAGCSFGVTAPEELRLAAEALVIEMGGEPEWIAEEARPLYHAALALGANHLVTLVAQSMELLRTAGVEAPDRMLGPLLGAALDNALRSGDGALTGPVARGDAGTVAAHVTELRKHAPQTVAGYLAMARTTADRALAHGLLKPELAEDLLGVLAEGDLR; encoded by the coding sequence GTGAACCCACCCCACCTCCCCGACCCCTCCGACCGCCCCGCCCGCCTCACCGTCGGTGTGGTCGGAGCGGGCCGCGTCGGCACCGCCCTCGCCGCCGCCCTGCGCCAGGCGGGCCACCGTCCCGTCGCCGCGTCGGGCGTCTCCGACGCCTCCGTGCGCCGTGCCGCCGCCCTGCTGCCCGGCATCCCCCTGGTCACCCCCGCCGAGGTCCTGGCCCGTGCCGACCTCGTCCTGCTGACCGTCCCCGACGACGCCCTGCCCGGTCTCGTCGAGGGCCTCGTCGAGACCGGGGCGATCCGTCCGGGGCAGCTCCTGGTGCACACCTCCGGCCGGTTCGGCACGAACGTCCTCGCGCCCGCCCTGCGCGCCGGTGCGCTGCCGCTCGCCCTGCACCCCGTGATGACCTTCACGGGCACGTCCGTGGACGTCCAGCGCCTCGCCGGGTGCTCCTTCGGGGTCACCGCCCCCGAGGAGCTCAGGCTGGCCGCGGAGGCCCTCGTCATCGAGATGGGCGGCGAGCCCGAGTGGATCGCCGAAGAGGCCCGCCCGCTCTACCACGCGGCCCTCGCCCTCGGCGCTAACCACCTGGTCACCCTCGTGGCCCAGTCGATGGAGCTGCTGCGCACCGCAGGCGTCGAGGCCCCCGATCGGATGCTCGGCCCGCTCCTGGGCGCGGCCCTCGACAACGCCCTGCGCTCCGGCGACGGAGCCCTCACAGGACCCGTCGCACGCGGCGACGCGGGCACCGTCGCAGCGCACGTCACGGAGCTGCGCAAGCACGCCCCGCAGACCGTCGCGGGCTACCTCGCGATGGCCCGTACGACGGCCGACCGCGCCCTCGCGCACGGCCTCCTCAAACCCGAGCTCGCCGAAGACCTCCTCGGCGTCCTCGCGGAAGGCGACCTGCGATGA
- the panC gene encoding pantoate--beta-alanine ligase: MTATPALVRTAAELAALPRTGRRCVVMTMGALHDGHATLIRTARERAGAAGQVIVTVFVNPLQFGANEDLDRYPRTLDADFALAGEAGADAVFAPSVDEVYPGGDPQVRLSAGPMGERLEGATRPGHFDGMLTVVAKLLHLTAPDLAFFGQKDAQQLALIRRMVLDLNFPVEIVAVPTVREDDGLARSSRNRYLSADERRTALALSAALFAGAAQTTPPAVREAAHRVLKEATGLDLDYVALVDPADFTDAGDGHRGDAVLAVAARVGATRLIDNLPLTFGDVSNDASNDASNDASNDVSNDAGNNVSNDVNNAANAPQHTPGAAP; encoded by the coding sequence ATGACCGCGACGCCCGCCCTCGTCCGTACGGCCGCCGAACTGGCCGCCCTGCCCCGCACCGGCCGCCGCTGCGTCGTCATGACCATGGGCGCGCTGCACGACGGGCACGCCACCTTGATCCGTACCGCACGGGAGCGCGCGGGAGCCGCAGGACAGGTGATCGTCACTGTCTTCGTCAACCCCCTCCAGTTCGGTGCGAACGAGGACCTCGACCGCTACCCGCGCACCCTCGACGCCGACTTCGCCCTCGCCGGGGAGGCGGGCGCGGACGCCGTGTTCGCCCCTTCCGTCGACGAGGTCTACCCGGGCGGCGACCCGCAGGTGCGGCTCTCCGCAGGTCCCATGGGCGAACGCCTCGAAGGTGCCACCCGGCCCGGGCACTTCGACGGCATGCTCACCGTCGTCGCCAAGCTGCTCCACCTGACCGCCCCCGACCTGGCCTTCTTCGGCCAGAAGGACGCCCAGCAACTCGCACTGATCAGACGCATGGTCCTCGACCTCAACTTCCCCGTCGAGATCGTCGCCGTCCCCACCGTCCGTGAGGACGACGGCCTGGCCCGCTCCAGCCGCAACCGCTACCTCTCCGCCGACGAACGCCGCACCGCCCTCGCACTGTCGGCGGCGCTGTTCGCGGGTGCCGCGCAGACGACTCCCCCAGCGGTACGGGAAGCGGCGCACCGCGTCCTCAAAGAGGCGACAGGGCTCGACCTCGACTACGTGGCGCTCGTGGACCCCGCCGACTTCACCGACGCCGGCGACGGGCACCGGGGCGACGCGGTCCTCGCCGTCGCCGCCCGGGTCGGCGCCACCCGCCTCATCGACAACCTGCCGCTGACCTTCGGCGACGTAAGCAACGACGCAAGCAACGACGCAAGCAACGACGCAAGCAACGACGTAAGCAACGACGCAGGCAACAACGTGAGCAACGACGTAAACAACGCGGCGAACGCACCGCAGCACACCCCAGGAGCAGCACCGTGA
- a CDS encoding L-aspartate oxidase, with the protein MTGIRLAAPAPGWSIDADVVVVGSGVAGLTCALRCTAAGLRTVVVTKARLDDGSTRWAQGGIAAALGDGDTPQQHLDDTLVAGAGLCDEEAVRTLVTEGPDAVRRLIATGAHFDTDPDSGVIQLTREGGHHRRRIAHAGGDATGAEISRALVDAVRAQSVRTVENALVLDLLIDAEGRTSGVTLHVMGEGQHDGVGAVNAPAVVLATGGMGQVFAATTNPAVSTGDGVALALRAGAEVSDLEFVQFHPTVLFLGEGAEGQQPLVSEAVRGEGAHLVDADGVRFMLGQHELAELAPRDIVAKAIMRRMQEQGTAHMYLDGRHFGARMWEQRFPTILAACRSHGIDPVTEPIPVAPAAHYASGGIRTDLRGRTTVPGLYACGEVACTGVHGANRLASNSLLEGLVFAERIADSVTAADRRVPAAPTEPATVLPLISPDDRQEIQQTMSRGAGVLRSAESLADAADALEAVHLNARHEAAGSGKSAEPGVESWETTNLLCVSRVLVAAAQEREETRGCHWREDHADRDDAQWQRHLVVRLTDDHRLVVRRTATAAFPPVVRESLPKEQHQ; encoded by the coding sequence GTGACCGGCATACGCCTCGCCGCACCCGCCCCCGGCTGGTCCATCGACGCCGACGTCGTCGTCGTCGGCTCCGGAGTCGCGGGCCTCACCTGCGCCCTGCGCTGCACCGCCGCCGGACTGCGCACCGTCGTCGTCACCAAGGCCCGCCTGGACGACGGCTCCACCCGCTGGGCCCAGGGCGGCATCGCCGCGGCCCTCGGAGACGGCGACACCCCTCAGCAGCACCTGGACGACACTCTGGTCGCCGGAGCGGGCCTCTGCGACGAGGAAGCCGTACGCACCCTGGTGACGGAAGGCCCCGACGCCGTACGGCGGTTGATCGCCACCGGGGCGCACTTCGACACCGACCCCGACAGCGGTGTCATCCAGCTCACCCGCGAGGGCGGCCACCACCGCAGGCGCATCGCGCACGCGGGCGGCGACGCCACCGGCGCGGAGATCTCCCGGGCCCTCGTGGACGCGGTGCGCGCACAGTCCGTGCGCACCGTCGAGAACGCCCTCGTCCTCGACCTCCTCATCGACGCCGAGGGACGCACCAGCGGTGTCACCCTGCACGTCATGGGTGAGGGCCAGCACGACGGCGTCGGCGCGGTGAACGCCCCCGCCGTCGTCCTCGCCACCGGCGGCATGGGCCAGGTGTTCGCCGCCACCACCAACCCGGCGGTCTCCACCGGCGACGGCGTCGCCCTCGCACTGCGCGCGGGCGCGGAGGTCTCCGACCTCGAATTCGTCCAGTTCCACCCGACGGTGCTCTTCCTCGGCGAAGGCGCGGAGGGCCAGCAGCCGCTGGTGTCCGAAGCCGTACGGGGCGAGGGCGCGCACCTCGTCGACGCGGACGGCGTGCGCTTCATGCTCGGGCAGCACGAACTCGCCGAACTCGCGCCCCGCGACATCGTCGCCAAGGCGATCATGCGCCGCATGCAGGAGCAGGGCACCGCCCACATGTACCTGGACGGGCGGCACTTCGGCGCACGGATGTGGGAACAGCGCTTCCCGACCATCCTGGCCGCCTGCCGCTCCCACGGCATCGACCCGGTGACCGAGCCGATCCCGGTCGCCCCCGCCGCGCACTACGCCTCCGGGGGCATCCGCACCGACCTGAGGGGCCGGACCACCGTTCCGGGCCTGTACGCGTGCGGCGAGGTCGCCTGCACCGGCGTGCACGGCGCGAACCGGCTCGCCTCGAACTCCCTCCTGGAGGGGCTGGTGTTCGCCGAGCGGATCGCCGACTCGGTGACCGCCGCCGACCGCCGGGTTCCCGCCGCCCCCACCGAACCCGCCACCGTCCTCCCGCTGATCTCTCCGGACGACCGCCAGGAGATCCAGCAGACGATGTCGCGGGGTGCGGGCGTCCTCCGCTCGGCCGAGAGCCTCGCCGACGCCGCGGACGCCCTGGAGGCCGTACACCTCAACGCGCGCCACGAGGCCGCCGGTTCGGGCAAGTCCGCCGAGCCCGGCGTCGAGTCCTGGGAGACCACGAACCTCCTGTGCGTCTCGCGCGTCCTGGTCGCCGCCGCCCAGGAGCGCGAGGAGACCCGCGGCTGCCACTGGCGCGAGGACCACGCCGACCGCGACGACGCGCAGTGGCAGCGCCACCTCGTCGTCCGGCTGACCGACGACCACCGTCTTGTGGTGCGCCGCACGGCCACCGCCGCTTTCCCTCCCGTCGTACGAGAATCCCTTCCGAAGGAGCAGCACCAGTGA
- the nadC gene encoding carboxylating nicotinate-nucleotide diphosphorylase has translation MSTPENPQLLPQAGGCGDACGCSGGAVQEIAEDGTYDLSDCGLDPDLAQLLLDCGLDPIEVEDIANVALAEDLAHGVDVTTVATVPEEAVATGDFTAREAGTVAGLRVAETVLSIVCTEEFEVERHVEDGDRVEAGQKLLTVTTRTRDLLTGERSALNLLCRLSGIATATRAWADALEGTGAKVRDTRKTTPGLRSLEKFAVRCGGGVNHRMSLSDAALVKDNHVVAAGGVAQAFKLVRDAFPELAIEVEVDTLAQVTEVLAAGADLILLDNFTPKQTAEAVALVAGRAALESSGRLTLDTARAYADTGVDYLAVGALTHSSPILDIGLDLREADTAAGDAA, from the coding sequence GTGAGCACCCCCGAGAACCCCCAGCTCCTCCCGCAGGCGGGCGGCTGCGGCGACGCCTGCGGCTGTTCCGGCGGAGCGGTGCAGGAGATCGCGGAGGACGGCACCTACGACCTCTCCGACTGCGGTCTGGACCCCGACCTCGCCCAGCTCCTCCTGGACTGCGGCCTCGACCCCATCGAGGTCGAGGACATCGCCAACGTCGCCCTCGCCGAGGACCTCGCGCACGGCGTCGACGTGACCACCGTCGCGACCGTCCCCGAAGAGGCCGTCGCCACCGGCGACTTCACCGCCCGCGAGGCGGGCACGGTCGCGGGCCTGCGCGTCGCCGAGACGGTCCTGTCCATCGTCTGCACCGAGGAGTTCGAGGTCGAGCGGCACGTGGAGGACGGCGACCGCGTGGAAGCCGGTCAGAAGCTCCTCACGGTCACCACCCGCACCCGGGACCTCCTCACCGGCGAACGCAGCGCCCTGAACCTCCTGTGCCGCCTCTCGGGCATCGCCACCGCCACCCGCGCGTGGGCGGACGCCCTGGAGGGCACCGGGGCGAAGGTCCGTGACACCCGCAAGACGACGCCGGGCCTGCGTTCGCTGGAGAAGTTCGCGGTCCGCTGCGGCGGCGGCGTCAACCACCGCATGTCGCTCTCCGACGCGGCCCTCGTCAAGGACAACCACGTCGTCGCCGCCGGGGGAGTCGCCCAGGCGTTCAAGCTCGTACGGGACGCCTTCCCCGAACTGGCCATCGAGGTCGAGGTCGACACCCTCGCGCAGGTCACCGAGGTCCTGGCGGCGGGCGCCGACCTGATCCTCCTGGACAACTTCACCCCGAAGCAGACCGCCGAGGCCGTCGCCCTGGTCGCGGGCCGCGCCGCCCTGGAGTCCTCCGGCCGTCTCACCCTCGACACGGCCCGCGCGTACGCCGACACGGGTGTCGACTACCTCGCCGTCGGGGCGCTCACGCACTCCTCCCCGATCCTCGACATCGGCCTCGACCTGCGCGAGGCGGACACCGCAGCCGGGGACGCCGCCTGA
- a CDS encoding type III pantothenate kinase → MLLTIDVGNTHTVLGLFDGEEIVEHWRISTDSRRTADELAVLLQGLMGMHPMLGNELGDGIEGIAICATVPSVLHELREVTRRYYGDVPAVLVEPGVKTGVPILMDNPKEVGADRIVNAVAAVELYGGPAIVVDFGTATTFDAVSAKGEYVGGVIAPGIEISVDALGVRGAQLRKIELARPRSVIGKNTVEAMQSGIVYGFAGQVDGVVARMARELSPQDPDDVTVIATGGLAPIILGEATVVDEHEPWLTLIGLRLVYERNIARM, encoded by the coding sequence ATGCTCCTCACGATCGACGTCGGCAACACGCACACCGTCCTCGGCCTGTTCGACGGCGAGGAGATCGTCGAGCACTGGCGCATCTCCACCGACTCCCGCCGCACCGCCGACGAACTCGCCGTCCTCCTCCAGGGGCTGATGGGCATGCACCCCATGCTCGGCAACGAACTGGGCGACGGCATCGAGGGCATCGCGATCTGCGCGACGGTCCCCTCCGTCCTGCACGAGCTGCGCGAGGTCACCCGCCGCTACTACGGCGACGTCCCCGCCGTCCTCGTCGAGCCCGGTGTGAAGACCGGCGTGCCGATCCTCATGGACAACCCCAAGGAGGTCGGCGCGGACCGCATCGTCAACGCGGTCGCCGCCGTCGAGCTGTACGGCGGCCCGGCGATCGTCGTCGACTTCGGTACGGCCACCACCTTCGACGCGGTCTCCGCGAAGGGCGAGTACGTCGGCGGCGTCATCGCCCCCGGCATCGAGATCTCCGTCGACGCCCTCGGCGTCAGGGGAGCCCAGCTCCGCAAGATCGAACTGGCCCGCCCGCGCAGCGTCATCGGCAAGAACACCGTCGAGGCGATGCAGTCGGGCATCGTGTACGGCTTCGCGGGCCAGGTCGACGGGGTCGTCGCCCGCATGGCCCGCGAACTCTCGCCGCAGGACCCGGACGACGTCACGGTCATCGCGACCGGCGGCCTCGCCCCGATCATCCTCGGCGAGGCCACCGTCGTCGACGAGCACGAGCCCTGGCTCACCCTCATCGGCCTGCGCCTGGTGTACGAGCGCAACATCGCCCGTATGTGA
- a CDS encoding BlaI/MecI/CopY family transcriptional regulator, whose translation MPRRLGELEDAVMTRVWQWNRPVTVREVLEDLQKDRSIAYTTVMTVMDNLHQKGWVRREVDGRAYRYTSVSTRAAYSAALMNEAWSTSDNPAAALVAFFGMMSAEQREALQDAMRVVQRDDAEDSAPVTDTGPETAPDTRAVTGTHTGSDTGSDTGPDTTGTPAEVPGGGAKPPGR comes from the coding sequence GTGCCACGCCGATTGGGAGAGCTGGAAGACGCCGTCATGACGCGCGTGTGGCAGTGGAACCGTCCCGTCACCGTCCGGGAAGTCCTCGAAGATCTTCAGAAGGACCGTTCCATCGCCTACACCACCGTCATGACCGTAATGGACAATCTCCATCAGAAGGGCTGGGTGCGCAGGGAAGTAGACGGCAGGGCCTATCGATATACCTCGGTCTCCACGCGCGCCGCCTACTCGGCCGCACTGATGAACGAAGCCTGGTCGACCAGTGACAACCCCGCCGCCGCCCTTGTCGCGTTCTTCGGCATGATGTCCGCCGAGCAGCGCGAAGCACTTCAGGACGCGATGCGCGTCGTCCAGCGCGACGACGCGGAGGATTCGGCTCCAGTCACGGATACCGGGCCGGAAACCGCGCCGGATACCCGGGCCGTTACGGGGACCCATACGGGGTCCGATACGGGGTCCGATACCGGGCCGGATACGACCGGGACGCCCGCCGAAGTCCCCGGTGGGGGCGCGAAGCCGCCGGGGCGATAG
- a CDS encoding amino-acid N-acetyltransferase — protein sequence MAPDRIAPAKAITVRRARTSDVPSIRALVDAYARQSILLDKANVTLYEDIQEFWVAERDEDARVIGCGALHVMWEDLAEVRTLAVDLDFKGSGVGHQVLDKLLQTARWIGVRRVFCLTFEVQFFAKHGFVEIGESPVDGDVYSELLRSHDEGVAEFLGLERVKPNTLGNSRMLLHL from the coding sequence ATGGCCCCAGATCGTATTGCGCCCGCAAAAGCCATCACCGTCCGCCGGGCGCGCACCAGTGATGTCCCGTCGATCCGCGCCCTTGTTGACGCCTACGCGCGCCAGAGCATCCTGCTCGACAAAGCGAACGTGACGCTTTACGAGGACATCCAGGAGTTCTGGGTCGCGGAACGCGACGAGGACGCCAGGGTGATCGGCTGCGGCGCCCTCCACGTCATGTGGGAAGACCTCGCCGAAGTCCGCACTCTCGCTGTGGACCTGGACTTCAAGGGCTCCGGAGTAGGGCATCAGGTGCTGGACAAACTCCTCCAGACCGCCCGTTGGATCGGAGTGCGCCGGGTATTCTGCCTGACCTTCGAAGTGCAGTTCTTCGCGAAGCACGGCTTCGTGGAGATCGGTGAGTCGCCGGTCGACGGAGATGTCTACAGCGAGCTGCTGCGTTCCCATGACGAGGGTGTGGCGGAGTTCCTCGGTCTCGAACGGGTGAAGCCCAACACCCTGGGTAACAGCCGGATGCTTCTGCACCTCTGA
- a CDS encoding Lsr2 family protein — MAQKVQVLLVDDLDGVEANETVTFALDGKTYEIDLTTANAEKLRGLLDPYTKNGRRTGGRSAGRGKARVVSGGAQNTAEIRKWAKDNGYDVSARGRVPASVKDAYEKANG, encoded by the coding sequence GTGGCGCAGAAGGTTCAGGTCCTTCTTGTTGACGACCTCGACGGCGTCGAGGCGAACGAGACGGTGACGTTCGCTCTGGACGGCAAGACCTATGAGATCGACCTCACCACCGCGAACGCGGAGAAGCTCCGCGGGCTGCTCGACCCGTACACCAAGAACGGACGCCGTACCGGTGGCCGTTCCGCTGGTCGCGGCAAGGCACGCGTTGTTTCCGGTGGAGCCCAGAACACGGCCGAGATCCGTAAGTGGGCGAAGGACAACGGTTACGACGTGAGTGCCCGGGGCCGTGTTCCCGCCTCGGTGAAGGACGCCTACGAGAAGGCCAACGGCTGA
- a CDS encoding SCO3374 family protein, whose translation MAPTVPHPRPALPGDDDAHRTRWARWYEDELGWATVRAPGEPVLLRTGTHFDVLELPAEAGHAVLRRIGPTGPVALLGRRMRLLLAAGSAEEVPSLLDWLEWGSVALDLRATGTGGLIAAPAPPDSGPLPSGGAAVWLRPPVPGHEGKRALPAFAGIGGSGDAPDLVRLLAAAATECHRTRLTNANAKDLNGTTELPKMRQAQPLAFS comes from the coding sequence ATGGCCCCCACCGTTCCGCATCCCCGCCCGGCACTGCCCGGCGACGACGACGCGCACCGGACCCGCTGGGCCCGCTGGTACGAGGACGAACTCGGCTGGGCCACCGTCCGCGCTCCCGGAGAACCGGTTCTGCTGCGCACCGGCACGCACTTCGACGTACTGGAACTCCCCGCGGAGGCGGGACACGCCGTACTGCGCCGGATCGGGCCCACCGGGCCCGTCGCCCTGCTGGGACGGCGGATGCGGCTGCTGCTCGCCGCGGGAAGCGCGGAGGAGGTGCCGTCACTCCTGGACTGGCTGGAGTGGGGTTCCGTCGCGCTCGATCTGCGGGCGACCGGCACGGGCGGCCTGATCGCCGCCCCCGCTCCGCCGGATTCCGGCCCCCTGCCTTCGGGCGGGGCCGCCGTGTGGCTGCGGCCCCCGGTGCCGGGGCACGAGGGGAAACGGGCACTTCCGGCCTTCGCCGGCATCGGGGGCAGTGGGGATGCCCCCGATCTCGTACGCCTCCTGGCCGCGGCGGCGACAGAATGCCACCGGACCAGATTGACCAACGCAAACGCCAAGGACCTCAACGGGACTACGGAACTGCCGAAAATGCGGCAGGCTCAGCCGTTGGCCTTCTCGTAG
- a CDS encoding ATP-dependent Clp protease ATP-binding subunit, with the protein MFERFTDRARRVVVLAQEEARMLNHNYIGTEHILLGLIHEGEGVAAKALESLGISLEAVRQQVEEIIGQGQQAPSGHIPFTPRAKKVLELSLREALQLGHNYIGTEHILLGLIREGEGVAAQVLVKLGADLNRVRQQVIQLLSGYSGKETAAAGGPAEGTPSTSLVLDQFGRNLTQAARESKLDPVIGREKEIERVMQVLSRRTKNNPVLIGEPGVGKTAVVEGLAQAIVKGEVPETLKDKHLYTLDLGALVAGSRYRGDFEERLKKVLKEIRTRGDIILFIDELHTLVGAGAAEGAIDAASILKPMLARGELQTIGATTLDEYRKHLEKDAALERRFQPIQVAEPSLPHTIEILKGLRDRYEAHHRVSITDEALVQAATLADRYISDRFLPDKAIDLIDEAGSRMRIRRMTAPPDLREFDEKIANVRRDKESAIDSQDFEKAASLRDKEKQLLAAKAKREKEWKAGDMDVVAEVDGELIAEVLATATGIPVFKLTEEESSRLLRMEDELHKRVIGQKDAIKALSQAIRRTRAGLKDPKRPGGSFIFAGPSGVGKTELSKTLAEFLFGDEDALISLDMSEFSEKHTVSRLFGSPPGYVGYEEGGQLTEKVRRKPFSVVLFDEVEKAHPDIFNSLLQILEDGRLTDSQGRVVDFKNTVIIMTTNLGTRDISKGFNLGFAAQGDVKTGYERMKNKVNEELKQHFRPEFLNRVDDTVVFHQLTEEDIIQIVDLMINKVDERLKDRDMGIELSSDAKALLAKKGYDPVMGARPLRRTIQRSIEDILSEKILFGELRPGHIVVVGTEGEGDAKEFTFRGEEKAALPDAPPIESAAGGNGPNMTKDA; encoded by the coding sequence ATGTTCGAGAGGTTCACCGACCGCGCGCGGCGGGTTGTCGTCCTGGCTCAGGAAGAAGCCCGGATGCTCAACCACAACTACATCGGCACCGAGCACATCCTCCTGGGTCTGATCCACGAGGGTGAGGGTGTCGCCGCTAAGGCCCTGGAGAGCCTCGGCATTTCGCTTGAGGCGGTTCGCCAGCAGGTCGAGGAGATCATCGGTCAGGGGCAGCAGGCCCCGTCCGGTCACATTCCCTTCACCCCGCGTGCCAAGAAGGTCCTGGAGCTTTCGCTCCGCGAGGCCCTCCAGCTCGGCCACAACTACATCGGCACCGAGCACATCCTGCTCGGCCTGATTCGCGAGGGCGAGGGCGTCGCCGCCCAGGTCCTGGTGAAGCTGGGCGCCGATCTCAACCGGGTGCGGCAGCAGGTCATCCAGCTGCTCTCCGGATACTCGGGCAAGGAGACCGCCGCAGCCGGCGGCCCTGCGGAAGGCACGCCTTCCACGTCCCTGGTGCTCGACCAGTTCGGCCGGAACCTCACCCAGGCCGCTCGTGAGTCCAAGCTCGACCCGGTCATCGGGCGCGAGAAGGAGATCGAGCGGGTCATGCAGGTGCTGTCCCGCCGTACGAAGAACAACCCGGTCCTCATCGGCGAGCCCGGCGTCGGCAAGACCGCCGTCGTCGAAGGTCTCGCGCAGGCCATCGTCAAGGGCGAGGTGCCCGAGACCCTCAAGGACAAGCACCTCTACACCCTCGACCTCGGCGCGCTCGTCGCGGGTTCCCGCTACCGCGGTGACTTCGAGGAGCGGCTGAAGAAGGTCCTCAAGGAGATCCGCACCCGCGGCGACATCATCCTGTTCATCGACGAGCTGCACACGCTCGTGGGTGCGGGTGCCGCAGAGGGCGCGATCGACGCGGCTTCGATCCTGAAGCCGATGCTGGCCCGCGGTGAGCTCCAGACCATCGGCGCCACCACGCTCGACGAGTACCGCAAGCACCTGGAGAAGGACGCCGCTCTTGAGCGACGCTTCCAGCCCATTCAGGTCGCGGAGCCGTCGCTGCCGCACACCATCGAGATCCTCAAGGGTCTGCGCGACCGTTACGAGGCCCACCACCGCGTCTCCATCACGGACGAGGCCCTCGTCCAGGCGGCGACGCTGGCGGACCGCTACATCTCGGACCGCTTCCTTCCGGACAAGGCGATCGACCTGATCGACGAGGCCGGATCGCGAATGCGCATCCGCCGGATGACCGCGCCGCCGGACCTCCGCGAGTTCGACGAGAAGATCGCCAACGTCCGCAGGGACAAGGAATCGGCGATCGACTCGCAGGACTTCGAGAAGGCCGCCTCCCTGCGCGACAAGGAGAAGCAGCTCCTCGCCGCGAAGGCCAAGCGGGAGAAGGAGTGGAAGGCCGGCGACATGGACGTCGTCGCCGAGGTCGACGGCGAGCTCATCGCCGAGGTCCTCGCGACCGCGACGGGCATCCCGGTCTTCAAGCTGACCGAGGAGGAGTCGAGCCGCCTGCTGCGCATGGAGGACGAGCTCCACAAGCGCGTCATCGGCCAGAAGGACGCCATCAAGGCGCTCTCCCAGGCGATCCGTCGTACGCGTGCCGGTCTGAAGGACCCGAAGCGTCCCGGTGGTTCGTTCATCTTCGCCGGTCCGTCCGGTGTCGGTAAGACCGAGCTGTCCAAGACGCTCGCGGAGTTCCTCTTCGGCGACGAGGACGCACTGATCTCCCTCGACATGTCGGAGTTCAGCGAGAAGCACACGGTCTCGCGTCTCTTCGGTTCGCCCCCCGGCTACGTGGGCTACGAAGAGGGCGGCCAGCTGACGGAGAAGGTGCGGCGCAAGCCGTTCTCGGTGGTCCTCTTCGACGAGGTCGAGAAGGCGCACCCGGACATCTTCAACTCGCTGCTCCAGATCCTGGAGGACGGTCGCCTGACCGACTCCCAGGGCCGCGTCGTGGACTTCAAGAACACGGTCATCATCATGACGACCAACCTTGGAACCCGTGACATCTCGAAGGGCTTCAACCTGGGCTTCGCCGCCCAGGGCGACGTCAAGACCGGGTACGAGCGGATGAAGAACAAGGTCAACGAAGAGCTCAAGCAGCACTTCCGCCCCGAGTTCCTCAACCGTGTCGACGACACGGTCGTCTTCCACCAGCTGACCGAGGAAGACATCATCCAGATCGTCGACCTCATGATCAACAAGGTGGACGAGCGGCTCAAGGACCGCGACATGGGCATCGAGCTGAGCTCGGACGCCAAGGCGCTCCTCGCCAAGAAGGGCTACGACCCCGTGATGGGCGCCCGGCCGCTGCGCCGGACGATCCAGCGCTCGATCGAGGACATCCTCTCGGAGAAGATCCTCTTCGGTGAGCTGCGCCCCGGTCACATCGTGGTCGTCGGCACCGAGGGTGAGGGCGACGCCAAGGAGTTCACCTTCCGCGGCGAGGAGAAGGCAGCACTGCCGGACGCCCCGCCGATCGAGTCCGCCGCCGGTGGCAACGGGCCGAACATGACCAAGGACGCGTAA
- a CDS encoding M23 family metallopeptidase — MSKLVSRRVRTALVAAVAGATCVVGTGSAFAASGAPVKTAPAKTLAKAAEKKAPVAKAKAKAKAWRKPVQGYALSATFGKGGNRWSHKHSGQDFAVPIGTVVKAASAGTVVKAGPNGGGDGPAYGNAIVVRHADNTYSQYAHLSRLRVAVGQKVGAGQAIALSGNTGNSSGPHLHFEIRTTPNYGSAINPVAYLRSVGVAV; from the coding sequence ATGTCGAAGCTCGTGTCCCGTCGGGTCCGCACCGCCCTCGTCGCCGCCGTGGCCGGTGCGACGTGCGTGGTCGGAACCGGGAGCGCCTTCGCTGCGAGCGGCGCTCCGGTGAAGACCGCCCCCGCGAAGACCCTCGCGAAGGCCGCAGAGAAGAAGGCCCCCGTAGCCAAGGCCAAGGCCAAGGCCAAGGCATGGCGCAAGCCTGTCCAGGGCTATGCGCTCTCCGCCACCTTCGGCAAGGGCGGGAACAGGTGGTCCCACAAGCACTCCGGCCAGGACTTCGCCGTACCGATCGGTACTGTCGTGAAGGCCGCATCGGCGGGCACCGTCGTCAAGGCCGGCCCCAACGGCGGCGGCGACGGCCCCGCGTACGGCAACGCGATCGTCGTGCGGCACGCGGACAACACGTACTCCCAGTACGCGCACCTCTCCCGGCTCCGGGTCGCGGTCGGCCAGAAGGTCGGCGCGGGCCAGGCGATAGCCCTGTCGGGCAACACCGGCAACTCGTCGGGACCGCACCTCCACTTCGAGATCCGCACCACGCCGAACTACGGTTCCGCGATCAACCCGGTCGCCTACCTGCGTTCGGTCGGCGTGGCCGTCTGA